The following coding sequences lie in one Mycobacterium sp. 050128 genomic window:
- a CDS encoding STAS domain-containing protein produces the protein MPAELTLNTDQGPDGTPRVTATGEIDLSNVAQLVEALNTASAGTRSPITIDLSTVKYLDSAGINALFDHADKVDGLHVIVHRLLIRVLTITGLDKVATLEAASAGDDG, from the coding sequence ATGCCCGCAGAGCTCACGCTGAACACCGACCAAGGCCCTGACGGAACCCCCCGGGTGACCGCGACGGGGGAGATTGATCTCAGCAACGTCGCCCAGCTCGTCGAGGCACTCAACACCGCGAGCGCGGGGACCCGAAGTCCGATCACCATCGATCTCAGTACGGTCAAGTATCTCGACAGTGCCGGAATCAACGCGCTTTTCGACCATGCCGACAAGGTCGACGGGCTGCACGTCATCGTCCATCGCTTGCTGATTCGGGTCCTCACGATCACCGGCTTGGACAAGGTTGCGACCCTGGAAGCCGCATCGGCAGGCGACGACGGTTAG
- a CDS encoding aromatic ring-hydroxylating oxygenase subunit alpha, which yields MAKLDDRAPVPSADLAAALAPFGRSRMLPREAYVDPEVFEWEQRHIFSGWTCVGHASDIAEVGAQLAVGSGVNGVLLVRSEESDVRAFANVCRHRGHELLPCGESTKKRSIICPYHSWSFRLDGALRNAPGFRDAADFNPDEFGLTELRLVDWHGWLFVDPSGHDTDFSGNVAGLEDVIGPYRPEELIIVARHSYELAANWKVIVENYQECYHCPTIHPELSRVSPPTSGATLGLEGTWLAGWMSIGEGLETMSLTGKSGGGAIAGLSEQQLCTVMYVVGYPNLLVSLHPDYIMTHLMTPLAIDRTHVECAWAFPKDVASQDNFDPSYAVDFWDLTNRQDWGACESVQRGLTSPLARPGPLAPDEEAVYQFVTRVAQAYACTT from the coding sequence ATGGCCAAACTTGATGACCGGGCACCCGTCCCGTCCGCGGATCTTGCCGCGGCGTTAGCGCCATTCGGTCGATCGCGCATGCTGCCGCGAGAGGCTTACGTCGATCCCGAGGTATTTGAATGGGAACAGCGCCACATCTTCTCGGGATGGACCTGCGTCGGCCATGCCAGCGACATCGCTGAGGTCGGCGCCCAGCTCGCGGTCGGCTCCGGCGTGAACGGTGTGTTGCTGGTGCGGTCCGAGGAGAGTGACGTGCGTGCGTTCGCCAACGTCTGCCGTCACCGCGGCCACGAACTGCTCCCCTGTGGCGAGTCGACCAAAAAGCGCAGCATCATCTGCCCGTACCACTCGTGGTCCTTCCGGCTGGACGGCGCGCTTCGCAATGCGCCCGGCTTCCGCGATGCCGCCGACTTCAACCCGGACGAGTTCGGGCTCACCGAGCTGCGCCTGGTGGATTGGCACGGCTGGCTTTTCGTCGACCCGAGCGGACACGACACGGATTTCTCCGGAAACGTCGCGGGGCTCGAGGACGTAATCGGCCCCTACCGGCCCGAAGAGTTGATCATCGTCGCTCGGCATTCCTATGAGCTCGCCGCCAACTGGAAGGTCATCGTCGAGAACTACCAAGAGTGTTACCACTGCCCGACAATCCACCCGGAACTGTCCCGAGTCAGCCCGCCGACCAGCGGCGCGACCCTCGGCCTTGAGGGAACCTGGCTTGCCGGCTGGATGTCGATCGGCGAGGGCCTGGAGACGATGTCCCTCACCGGAAAGAGCGGCGGCGGCGCGATCGCCGGATTGTCCGAGCAGCAGCTATGCACCGTCATGTACGTCGTTGGATACCCGAATCTGCTGGTGAGCTTGCATCCCGACTACATAATGACTCACCTCATGACGCCCCTGGCCATCGACCGCACGCACGTCGAATGTGCCTGGGCCTTCCCCAAAGACGTTGCGAGCCAAGACAATTTCGACCCTTCATATGCGGTGGACTTCTGGGACCTCACCAACCGCCAGGATTGGGGGGCCTGCGAGTCGGTGCAACGCGGCCTCACCTCTCCGCTCGCCCGTCCGGGCCCTCTGGCCCCGGATGAGGAGGCCGTCTACCAGTTCGTCACCCGGGTGGCTCAGGCGTATGCCTGCACTACCTGA
- a CDS encoding Type 1 glutamine amidotransferase-like domain-containing protein → MSDADRKPLQPLYLLADSQLLFWKHRGRPLLEAALDGLTRDTRLSAAYIGASNGDRPEFYDIFEAAMDAIGIPDRRMIDSSFGPDDRTFLEGAQLIVLAGGDVRLGWMTFEKTGMKDVLLDRHTRGAILVGISAGAVQLGRYGIVETSAATELLDVFNLVPAVIDTHDEQADWARLSRAIASLDGAATGLGIPSGGGVVVHTDNTIEPLRRPAHQFRYQGTRVAHSLLPADAGD, encoded by the coding sequence ATGTCCGACGCCGATCGGAAGCCACTCCAACCGCTGTATCTGCTCGCGGACAGTCAGCTCCTGTTCTGGAAGCACCGTGGCCGCCCGTTGCTCGAAGCGGCACTTGACGGGTTGACGCGCGACACACGACTCAGCGCGGCGTACATCGGAGCCTCCAACGGCGACCGTCCGGAGTTCTACGACATCTTCGAGGCGGCGATGGATGCGATCGGAATCCCGGACCGCCGCATGATCGATTCGTCGTTCGGCCCAGACGACCGCACCTTCTTGGAAGGCGCGCAGTTGATCGTCCTCGCGGGCGGCGATGTGCGCCTCGGCTGGATGACGTTCGAGAAAACCGGGATGAAAGACGTGTTGCTGGACCGGCATACCCGTGGCGCGATCCTGGTGGGCATATCAGCCGGCGCGGTCCAGCTCGGACGGTACGGAATCGTCGAGACTTCGGCTGCCACCGAATTGCTCGACGTGTTCAACCTCGTCCCCGCGGTTATCGACACCCACGACGAGCAGGCTGACTGGGCGCGACTGTCCCGCGCGATCGCCTCGCTCGACGGCGCGGCCACGGGGCTGGGAATCCCGTCCGGGGGCGGAGTCGTCGTACACACCGACAACACCATCGAGCCGCTGCGGCGCCCTGCACACCAATTCCGTTACCAGGGCACCCGCGTCGCCCACTCACTGCTACCCGCCGACGCCGGCGACTGA
- a CDS encoding MFS transporter: MVTQDQERKPSTWAPLRNRVYRGLFVAQFVSNIGTWMQAVAAQWFLVESHSPDVIVALVQTASLGPTLLLGLFAGVLADLFDRRRLLIFLQTYAVLVALALALLTNLGRLTPTALLMFTLAIGFASALTGPAWQAIQPEVVPRQQIPAVSVLGSVSANSTRAIGPAIGGIVVAWLGPAAVFAINAVSFSAIIFALRAWNRPKQIVPIERERIGQAIVTGLQYVENSPIFRRILLRTALFLFPASAILALLPVAAAHTWRLGAGGYGVALGAIGFGAILGVIAAEPLHARISDNRLMAISAAAYGLAPVAVVWLPFGAAIPFLMLSGTAWLITLTTLNAAAQLSLPRWVRARGLSVYLLVSTGSQALGAYIWGLLATRWGLDVAMLWSAAVLGVAAVSVVVLPLRPCTGTESVEVSSAWPTPTLVFEPCPQDGPVLVAVRYQVPPENLDEFIEAMRDVRQSRLRTGGHSWRLYHSVEEPNSFLERFTVTSWSEFERQRTERWVDVDHDGVTRAVSYTVDNTRRHEYYVALRTRK; the protein is encoded by the coding sequence GTGGTGACTCAGGACCAGGAGCGTAAACCGTCGACGTGGGCGCCCTTGCGCAACCGCGTGTACCGCGGCCTGTTCGTCGCCCAGTTCGTCTCCAATATCGGAACGTGGATGCAGGCCGTGGCGGCGCAATGGTTCTTGGTGGAAAGCCACAGTCCGGACGTCATCGTGGCGCTGGTTCAGACGGCAAGTCTGGGGCCGACGCTGCTTTTGGGGTTGTTCGCCGGCGTGCTCGCCGATCTGTTCGACCGGCGTCGCCTCCTGATATTTCTGCAAACATATGCCGTGCTGGTGGCGCTCGCGCTGGCGCTGCTGACCAACCTTGGTCGCCTCACCCCGACCGCGCTGTTGATGTTTACCTTGGCCATCGGGTTCGCTTCCGCATTGACCGGGCCGGCCTGGCAGGCGATTCAGCCCGAGGTTGTTCCGCGCCAGCAGATACCGGCGGTTTCGGTGTTGGGCAGCGTCTCGGCGAACTCCACCCGAGCGATTGGACCGGCGATCGGCGGTATCGTCGTGGCTTGGCTCGGTCCCGCGGCGGTCTTCGCGATCAACGCGGTGTCGTTCTCGGCGATCATCTTCGCTTTGCGGGCGTGGAATCGGCCGAAGCAAATCGTGCCGATCGAGCGAGAACGCATCGGCCAGGCCATCGTCACCGGGCTGCAATACGTCGAGAACAGTCCGATTTTTCGCAGGATCCTCTTGCGCACAGCCCTTTTCCTGTTTCCCGCGTCGGCCATTCTCGCACTTTTGCCGGTGGCCGCCGCGCACACGTGGCGCCTCGGAGCCGGCGGCTACGGTGTGGCGCTGGGGGCCATTGGTTTTGGCGCGATACTCGGCGTCATAGCTGCCGAACCGTTGCATGCACGAATATCGGACAACCGGCTGATGGCGATCTCTGCCGCGGCGTATGGCCTCGCGCCGGTAGCCGTGGTCTGGCTGCCGTTCGGGGCCGCGATTCCGTTTCTGATGTTGTCCGGGACGGCGTGGCTGATCACTTTGACGACGTTGAACGCCGCAGCGCAGCTGTCGCTGCCGCGCTGGGTTCGGGCCCGTGGACTGTCGGTGTATCTGTTGGTCTCGACCGGATCTCAGGCGCTCGGCGCCTATATCTGGGGCCTCCTTGCCACCCGGTGGGGACTTGACGTCGCGATGCTGTGGTCGGCCGCGGTGCTGGGCGTTGCTGCCGTCAGTGTTGTCGTGCTGCCGCTGCGGCCGTGCACCGGCACGGAGAGTGTCGAGGTTTCCAGCGCCTGGCCGACGCCGACGCTCGTGTTCGAACCGTGCCCACAGGATGGGCCGGTGCTCGTAGCCGTCCGCTACCAGGTGCCGCCCGAGAACCTCGATGAATTCATCGAAGCGATGCGGGACGTCAGGCAGTCACGGCTGCGCACGGGCGGCCACAGTTGGCGGCTCTATCACAGTGTCGAGGAACCCAACTCGTTCCTGGAGCGGTTCACCGTGACGTCCTGGAGCGAATTTGAGCGCCAACGCACCGAGCGATGGGTGGATGTCGACCATGACGGCGTCACGAGGGCAGTCAGTTACACCGTCGACAACACCCGGCGGCACGAGTACTACGTCGCGTTGCGCACGCGCAAGTGA
- a CDS encoding GNAT family N-acetyltransferase, whose translation MQAISGTVRSATPQDAAACVAIYRPYVENTLISWELEAPSADEMASRIANAQRAHEWLVLEHDDQVIGFAYGHALISLPSFKWSAETGIYISGDRHRAGWGRRLYAEVLHRLAERGYRRIFAGITQPNEASNAFHRSFGFEDIGAWPRVYFKNDRWHDVAWMQLDLGPGEPLGPPRPIG comes from the coding sequence ATGCAAGCGATCAGCGGTACCGTGCGTTCGGCTACGCCGCAGGATGCGGCCGCCTGCGTGGCGATCTACCGCCCGTACGTCGAGAACACGCTGATCAGTTGGGAACTCGAGGCACCCAGCGCCGACGAGATGGCGTCACGTATCGCCAACGCCCAACGGGCGCACGAATGGCTGGTCCTCGAACATGACGATCAGGTCATCGGCTTCGCCTACGGCCACGCATTGATCAGCCTGCCTTCCTTCAAATGGTCGGCCGAGACCGGCATCTACATCAGCGGCGACCGTCACCGCGCGGGTTGGGGGCGCAGACTTTATGCCGAAGTGCTGCACCGGCTCGCCGAGCGCGGATACCGGCGAATCTTCGCCGGCATCACCCAACCCAACGAGGCCAGCAACGCATTTCACCGATCCTTCGGATTCGAAGATATCGGCGCCTGGCCGCGTGTCTATTTCAAGAACGACCGCTGGCACGACGTCGCGTGGATGCAACTCGATCTGGGCCCCGGCGAGCCGCTGGGACCGCCCCGGCCAATCGGCTAA